AATGGGGATGTTTATAGTCCTAATTTTCCGATTCAAGCATTGATCCAACGTACTGAACAACTCCGTAATCAAGAACAGTTCTTAGCACATCTCATTTTGGTTCCCAATCCACCGCACCACCCTACAGGCGACTTTTATCTCGATGGCGTCATCGTACGTGGGGAGGAGCATTCGAATGCCAACTGTCCAAAACTGACATTTTCAGGGATTGGCATCTACCATCGGAGCTTGTTTGAGGGCTTAAATCGGGGAGAAAGTGCTAAATTAGCCCCCATCTTACGCAGGGCAATGGTCAATCATCAAATCTCCGGTGAAAAATATTTAGGTTCGTGGCAGGATGTAGGTAGTCCCGAACGCTTAGCTGAACTGAATCGATCCTAAGAACTTAAAAATGAATCGTCCAAACTCGCATCATCCGCTCATGAATGCCTGCCAACAGCGCCGGGATCGCTTGGCATCGATTATTCAAGCCAAAACAGGTGGCGGGGTAGTCATTCTGGGAACGGCCCCCGAAAAGGTACGCAATCGAGATAGCGATTTTCCTTATCGGCATGACAGCGATTTCTTTTACCTCACCGGTTTTGAAGAGCCTGCCGCTACCCTGGTGATGCTGGTTACAAAATCTAGCTATGAGACCCACCTCTTCTGTCGACCCAAAGATCTTGAACGCGAGATATGGGATGGATACCGCTTAGGCCCCCAAGAAGCGCCGGTCCATTTACGCATAAACGCTGCGTACCCAAACTCAGAGCTAGACCAAAAACTGCCGGATTTTTTAGCGGATCAAGACGCGGTATACATCAAACTTGCTACAGCCTCTCAAGACGATGCGTCTTTGCGCGGATGGATGAACACAGTGCGTCAACGGGCGCGCATGGGCGTCAATGCTCCTGAAGTATTTCATGACATTGAAGTCATTTTGCATGAAATGCGGTTGTTTAAAGATCCTGAGGAAATCGCCATCATGCGGCAAGCCGCAGCCATCTCGGCCCAGGCTCACATTCGCGCCATGCGCTCTTGCAAGCCTGGAAAGCGTGAGTATCAATTAGAGGCCGAGTTGCTCTATGAATTTCGTTACCACGGGGCTGAGAGTGTTGCCTATAACAGCATAGTGGCCGCTGGTGCGAATGCCTGTGTGTTGCATCACCGCGCAGGATCGGCTGAACTTTTGGACGGCGATCTGTGTCTGATTGATGCCGGGTGTGAGCTTCATGGTTATGCCTCCGATATCACCCGAACCTTTCCAATTAATGGACGATTTAGCAGTGCCCAGCGTGCGCTCTATGACATTACACTCGCAGCCCAACAAGCGGCGGTTGATGCAACACGCCCTGGCCGTTCGTTTATCGATCCACACCAAGCTGCAGTAAAAGTTCTTACCCAAGGTTTGATGGATGAAAAATTAATTCGGATTAGCGAAGTTGGCTCTCTCGACCATGCCATTGAGACGGGAGCCTATAAGCGTTTTTATATGCACCGCACTAGCCATTGGTTAGGCATGGATGTTCATGACGTCGGATCCTATCGAGAACTTCATACTGTGACTCAAGCTGATACCGAAAGACCTTGGCGCACGCTTGAAGAGAACATGGTGCTGACCATCGAACCCGGTCTTTATATTCGTCCTGCGGAAGATATTCCAGAAGCCTATTGGAATATTGGGATCCGGATTGAAGATGATGCTCTAGTAACCGCCAATGGTTGCGACTTAATCTCCCGTGGGGTCCCGGTTGATCCAGTTGAAATTGAGTCCATCATCCGTTCTTAATGGATGAGCGTATGAACCCATCCCATACCGTTGTTATCCAAGGTGGAGGTCCTGTGGGTCTCGCCTGTGCCGCCTGGCTTTTACAGAAAAATCCGCGCATGAATCTGACCTTGATTGATCGTAATCCAGAGGGTGATGAGCAAATTCAGTCGGGCGACCAACGCGGCATCGCTCTATCGCATGGCAGTAAATTGTTACTGGATACGATCAATGCTTGGCCATCCAATTGCCCTGCGATTCACCAAATTCACGTCTCTCAGGTCGGTCGCTTTGGTCGAGCCCTAATGACACGCGAAGAACTGGGGCAAGATGCCTTGGGCCATATTAGTCGCTATCGCGATATTCATCTGACCCTTAGAAAGGCACTGCGAGCTCTGAGGACCCATTCACCGAATTTTGTGTGGCATCACAATGCGGATGAAAGCTTCAATACGCCACCAGCTGCATGCATCGTTCATGCCGAGGGCGGACTGTTTAAGCAACAGGATTGGGTCGAGTCTGGCCGCGATTACCGTCAAGCGGCCCTCGTGGGTACCGTGGATGTTGAGCATCCAATTGCCCATCAGGCGTGGGAGCGCTTTACCGATGAGGGCCCGCTTGCACTGCTACCCTCGCATTTAGGACCTCATACGCATAATCTGGTCTGGTGCGCCTCCCCAGAGTCCAGTCAACGCCGAATGGCTCTCAGTGATACTGAGTTTCTCAACGAACTAGAACACAGTTTTGGTCAGCGTCTGGGTCGATTTACCAATATCACCAATCGCCGTCTCTACGATCTGGGTCTTAACTATCGCAAAGACATTTGCACGGGTCATGAGGTATGGATTGGTAATGCCGCGCAGACCTTGCATCCGGTAGCTGGCCAAGGCCTGAATCTTGGCTTACGCGACGCTTACTTACTCGCCGAGAAACTCGCTGATCTCTTTAAGCAAACACACGCGGTAACGCCTGATGCCGTGAACGCCCAACTGCTTGACTATGCAAAAAGCCGTCAAGTTGATCGGCGCGCAACGATTGGCATTACTGACTTCTTAGCACGCGTGTTTACCTCGCCCCTATTCCCCATTCAGGTCTCGCGTAGTCTTGCGCTTGGCGCACTCGCCTGGCTACCTCCTGTGAAAGTCACGCTCGCTAAGCAAATGATGTTTGGCCGGCGCTAGATTGCCTAAAAATTAAGCAGTTGGGTAGCGGGTGTGGTACAGTGGTGCCTCCAATCTAGATCCATTTCCCTCGGTATGCAAATCGGTCCTTATTCACTAGCCAATGCTCTATTTGTTGCGCCGATGGCTGGTGTCACCGATCGCCCCTTTCGACAATTATGTAAAAAATTAGGGGCAGGTTATGCGGTCTCGGAAATGATCGCATCCAATGCCATGCTATGGAATAGTGAAAAAACCTTAAGGCGCGCCAATCATGTTGGTGAGTTCAAACCCATCGCAGTCCAAATTGCAGGGGCTGACCCAATTATGATGGCGCAAGCAGCTCGCTTGAATGTGGATCGAGGCGCCCAAATCATCGATATCAATATGGGTTGCCCAGCTAAAAAAGTATGTAATGTCGCGGCAGGTTCTGCCCTCTTAAAAGATCAACCTTTAGTACAGCAAATTGTGGAGTCGGTGGTTCAGGCCGTTGGCACTGGGCCTGATGCGGTCCCCGTGACACTCAAAATTAGAACTGGCTGGGATCGTGATCATAAGAATGCGCAAGAGATTGCAAAAATTGCGCAGGGGGCTGGAATTTCGATGCTCACGATTCATGGCCGTACCAGAGCGGATTTGTATCATGGTGACGCTGAATATGAAACGATTGCGGCAGTGAAGAGCCGTATCGGCATTCCGGTGGTTGCGAATGGCGATATCAACAGCCCCGAGAAAGCCAAGCAGGTTCTGCGCATCACTGGGGCAGATGCACTCATGATTGGACGAGCAGCACAGGGCAGGCCCTGGATTTTTCGGGAAATTGATCACTACTTAAAAACAGGTGAGCTCTTGCCTGCTCCGCGGATTCATGAAATTCAAGCGATCCTCAATGAGCATTTACTCGATCACTACGCATTCTATGGTGAGTACACGGGTCTACGAACCGCACGTAAGCATATTGCGTGGTATTGCAAGGGCTTACGCAACTCGCATGCATTTCGTCACCAAATGAATAGTGCTGAGGATTGCAAAACCCAACTGCAACTCGTCAATGATTATTTTGATGAGATGAAGCTCCACTCGGATCACCTTTTATTTTTAGAAGCAGCCTAATTGACC
This DNA window, taken from Polynucleobacter sp. HIN5, encodes the following:
- the murU gene encoding N-acetylmuramate alpha-1-phosphate uridylyltransferase MurU, whose amino-acid sequence is MTAQHLPCLLLAAGRGERMRPLSDHTPKPLLKVKGKSLLNWHLESLQQAGVQHVVINHAWLGQQIEAAFGNGRNYGLSIQYSPEVTALETAGGICQALPILNPTDFFLVINGDVYSPNFPIQALIQRTEQLRNQEQFLAHLILVPNPPHHPTGDFYLDGVIVRGEEHSNANCPKLTFSGIGIYHRSLFEGLNRGESAKLAPILRRAMVNHQISGEKYLGSWQDVGSPERLAELNRS
- a CDS encoding aminopeptidase P N-terminal domain-containing protein encodes the protein MNRPNSHHPLMNACQQRRDRLASIIQAKTGGGVVILGTAPEKVRNRDSDFPYRHDSDFFYLTGFEEPAATLVMLVTKSSYETHLFCRPKDLEREIWDGYRLGPQEAPVHLRINAAYPNSELDQKLPDFLADQDAVYIKLATASQDDASLRGWMNTVRQRARMGVNAPEVFHDIEVILHEMRLFKDPEEIAIMRQAAAISAQAHIRAMRSCKPGKREYQLEAELLYEFRYHGAESVAYNSIVAAGANACVLHHRAGSAELLDGDLCLIDAGCELHGYASDITRTFPINGRFSSAQRALYDITLAAQQAAVDATRPGRSFIDPHQAAVKVLTQGLMDEKLIRISEVGSLDHAIETGAYKRFYMHRTSHWLGMDVHDVGSYRELHTVTQADTERPWRTLEENMVLTIEPGLYIRPAEDIPEAYWNIGIRIEDDALVTANGCDLISRGVPVDPVEIESIIRS
- a CDS encoding FAD-dependent monooxygenase; the protein is MNPSHTVVIQGGGPVGLACAAWLLQKNPRMNLTLIDRNPEGDEQIQSGDQRGIALSHGSKLLLDTINAWPSNCPAIHQIHVSQVGRFGRALMTREELGQDALGHISRYRDIHLTLRKALRALRTHSPNFVWHHNADESFNTPPAACIVHAEGGLFKQQDWVESGRDYRQAALVGTVDVEHPIAHQAWERFTDEGPLALLPSHLGPHTHNLVWCASPESSQRRMALSDTEFLNELEHSFGQRLGRFTNITNRRLYDLGLNYRKDICTGHEVWIGNAAQTLHPVAGQGLNLGLRDAYLLAEKLADLFKQTHAVTPDAVNAQLLDYAKSRQVDRRATIGITDFLARVFTSPLFPIQVSRSLALGALAWLPPVKVTLAKQMMFGRR
- the dusB gene encoding tRNA dihydrouridine synthase DusB, translated to MQIGPYSLANALFVAPMAGVTDRPFRQLCKKLGAGYAVSEMIASNAMLWNSEKTLRRANHVGEFKPIAVQIAGADPIMMAQAARLNVDRGAQIIDINMGCPAKKVCNVAAGSALLKDQPLVQQIVESVVQAVGTGPDAVPVTLKIRTGWDRDHKNAQEIAKIAQGAGISMLTIHGRTRADLYHGDAEYETIAAVKSRIGIPVVANGDINSPEKAKQVLRITGADALMIGRAAQGRPWIFREIDHYLKTGELLPAPRIHEIQAILNEHLLDHYAFYGEYTGLRTARKHIAWYCKGLRNSHAFRHQMNSAEDCKTQLQLVNDYFDEMKLHSDHLLFLEAA